A region from the Halobellus litoreus genome encodes:
- a CDS encoding O-acetylhomoserine aminocarboxypropyltransferase/cysteine synthase family protein: MADDEKPLGFGTRSLHAGQEPDSATGARAPPIYQTTSYVFEDAEDAAGQFALEKEGFIYSRLMNPTVATLQERLASLEGGIGAAATASGMAALDLATFLLASAGDNIVTAASLYGGTYTYFTHTVERRGITTKFVDTLDYEAYEEAIDEDTAYVHLETIGNPALVTPDIERIADIAHEHDVPLFVDNTFATPYLCRPLEHGADLVWDSTTKWIHGAGTTIGGILVDGGSFPWSENAEKYPEIGASNPAYHGVNFAERFGDAAFTYAAIARGLRDLGNAQSPFDAWNTLEKLESLPMRMERHCENAQAVAEFLEDHDAISWVNYPGLESHETHEEASEYLDGGYGGMITFGLEAGYAAARDTVDNVELASLLANVGDAKTLVIHPASTTHQQLTEEEQEAAGVTPDMVRLSVGIEDVGDIIADLEQAIESAT, translated from the coding sequence ATGGCAGACGACGAGAAACCGCTCGGATTCGGGACGCGGAGCCTCCACGCAGGACAGGAACCGGATTCGGCCACCGGAGCGCGCGCACCGCCGATCTATCAGACCACCTCCTACGTCTTCGAGGACGCCGAGGACGCCGCGGGGCAGTTCGCGCTGGAGAAGGAGGGGTTCATCTACAGCCGACTGATGAACCCGACGGTCGCGACGCTGCAGGAGCGCCTCGCGTCGCTGGAGGGAGGCATCGGCGCGGCCGCGACCGCCTCGGGGATGGCCGCGCTCGACCTCGCGACGTTCCTCCTGGCGTCCGCCGGCGACAACATCGTCACGGCGGCGTCGCTGTACGGCGGCACCTACACGTACTTCACCCACACCGTCGAGCGCCGCGGCATCACGACGAAGTTCGTCGACACGCTCGATTACGAGGCCTACGAGGAGGCCATCGACGAGGACACCGCCTACGTCCACCTCGAAACGATCGGCAACCCGGCGCTCGTCACGCCCGACATCGAGCGCATCGCCGACATCGCTCACGAGCACGACGTGCCGCTCTTCGTCGACAACACGTTCGCGACGCCGTATCTCTGCCGCCCGCTCGAACACGGCGCGGACCTGGTGTGGGACTCGACGACGAAGTGGATCCACGGCGCGGGCACGACCATCGGTGGGATCCTCGTCGACGGCGGGTCGTTCCCCTGGAGCGAGAACGCCGAGAAGTACCCCGAGATCGGGGCCTCGAACCCCGCCTACCACGGCGTCAACTTCGCCGAGCGCTTCGGCGACGCGGCGTTCACCTACGCCGCCATCGCGCGCGGTCTGCGCGACCTCGGCAACGCCCAATCGCCGTTCGACGCGTGGAACACGCTCGAAAAACTGGAGTCGCTGCCGATGCGGATGGAGCGCCACTGCGAGAACGCCCAGGCCGTCGCGGAGTTCCTCGAAGACCACGACGCCATCTCGTGGGTCAACTACCCCGGACTGGAGAGCCACGAGACACACGAGGAGGCCTCGGAATACCTCGACGGCGGCTACGGCGGAATGATCACCTTCGGGCTGGAGGCCGGCTACGCGGCCGCCCGCGACACCGTCGACAACGTCGAACTCGCCTCGCTGCTCGCGAACGTCGGCGACGCGAAGACGCTCGTGATCCACCCCGCGTCGACGACCCACCAGCAGCTCACCGAGGAGGAACAGGAGGCGGCGGGCGTAACGCCGGATATGGTCCGGCTGTCGGTCGGCATCGAGGACGTCGGCGACATCATCGCGGACTTAGAGCAGGCCATCGAGTCGGCGACGTAA
- a CDS encoding inorganic phosphate transporter, translated as MVEALLGVGVLVAVFVGFNIGGSSTGVAFGPAVGSDLVSKVGAAGLMTTFALLGAWTAGREVIETMGGQIVPRSEFTLAASVAVLFFVGLALLVSNTFGVPASTSMTAVGAIAGLGVASGTLNEAVMLEIISWWIVAPVIAFWICAVIGRYVYPYLDAALKLDRSPGPVVVFDRDGAVPRPRLGPNTTPRELGSVGLVVVIACYMAYSAGASNAANAVAPLVGNGAVSMNGGILLAAGAIGLGAFTIARRTLDTVGNDLTELPILAALVVETVSATLIATLSYLGIPASLAVSATMCIVGLGWGRATRTVTIGEAIGGETPEMSVDALTTETAEEVPRMGEESTQELGGTDLFDPGTTGRVIFFWLLTPTLSAVASYVLFATTPL; from the coding sequence GTGGTCGAAGCACTCCTGGGCGTCGGCGTCCTCGTGGCCGTCTTCGTCGGGTTCAACATCGGCGGCTCCTCGACCGGCGTCGCCTTCGGGCCCGCGGTCGGAAGCGACCTGGTCTCGAAAGTCGGCGCGGCGGGGTTGATGACGACGTTTGCCCTCCTCGGCGCGTGGACCGCCGGGCGGGAAGTCATCGAGACGATGGGCGGGCAGATCGTCCCGCGGAGCGAATTCACGCTCGCCGCGAGCGTAGCCGTCCTCTTCTTCGTCGGCCTGGCGCTGCTCGTCTCCAACACGTTCGGCGTGCCGGCGTCGACGTCGATGACGGCCGTCGGCGCGATCGCCGGTCTCGGCGTCGCCTCGGGGACGTTGAACGAGGCCGTGATGCTCGAGATCATCTCCTGGTGGATCGTCGCGCCGGTCATCGCCTTCTGGATCTGCGCGGTCATCGGCCGGTACGTCTACCCCTACCTCGACGCGGCGCTGAAACTCGACCGCTCTCCCGGCCCCGTCGTCGTTTTCGACCGCGACGGGGCTGTTCCGCGGCCCAGACTCGGTCCCAACACGACCCCGCGAGAGCTCGGGAGCGTGGGGCTGGTCGTCGTCATCGCGTGTTATATGGCGTACTCGGCGGGCGCGTCGAACGCCGCCAACGCCGTCGCGCCGCTGGTCGGCAACGGCGCGGTGTCGATGAACGGCGGGATCCTCCTGGCCGCGGGCGCGATCGGCCTCGGCGCGTTCACGATCGCGCGCCGGACGCTCGACACCGTCGGCAACGACCTCACGGAACTGCCGATCCTGGCGGCGCTCGTCGTCGAGACGGTGTCGGCGACGCTGATCGCGACGCTGTCGTACCTCGGTATTCCGGCGAGTCTGGCCGTCTCGGCGACGATGTGCATCGTCGGTCTCGGCTGGGGGCGCGCGACCCGGACGGTCACGATCGGCGAGGCCATCGGCGGCGAGACGCCCGAGATGTCGGTCGACGCCCTGACCACGGAAACGGCCGAGGAGGTCCCTCGGATGGGCGAGGAGTCGACGCAGGAACTCGGCGGAACCGATCTGTTCGACCCCGGGACGACCGGCCGGGTCATCTTCTTTTGGCTCCTGACCCCGACGCTGTCGGCCGTCGCCTCGTACGTCCTCTTCGCGACGACACCGCTCTGA
- the fer gene encoding ferredoxin Fer, producing MPTVEYLNYEVLDDHDWDMDDDDLFEKAADAGLDDEDYGSLEVNQGEYILEAAEAQGYDWPFSCRAGACANCASILKEGEIDMDMQQILSDEEVSEKNVRLTCIGSPAADEVKIVYNAKHLDYLQNRVI from the coding sequence ATGCCTACCGTAGAATACCTCAACTACGAAGTGCTGGACGACCACGACTGGGACATGGACGACGACGACCTCTTCGAGAAGGCCGCTGACGCCGGCCTGGACGACGAGGACTACGGTTCCCTCGAAGTCAATCAGGGCGAGTACATCCTCGAAGCCGCCGAGGCGCAGGGCTACGACTGGCCCTTCTCGTGCCGCGCCGGTGCCTGTGCGAACTGTGCGTCCATCCTCAAGGAGGGCGAAATCGACATGGACATGCAGCAGATCCTCTCCGACGAGGAGGTCTCCGAGAAGAACGTCCGTCTGACCTGCATCGGATCGCCGGCGGCCGACGAGGTCAAAATCGTCTACAACGCGAAACACCTGGACTACCTCCAGAACCGCGTCATCTAA
- a CDS encoding PAS domain S-box protein, whose protein sequence is MQREPGEIRVLYVGADRDDAAATAAAFEREDTALDVDSVATAGDVRSALETTPYDCAVATYDLGSTNGVELLRTVKAAHPDLPFVLYPATGSEAIASDAIGAGVDDYVVRSRADGGHATLVGRLRSVVERGTAEDDAPADAVDDARADNESDAPTDAVDEVLGDDETRRLRTFRKAIESSGHSIYCTTSDGTITYVNSAFESTTGYAAEEAIGQTPRILKSGEHGPAFYANLWETILSGETWRSELTNRTQGGEHYVVDQTIAPVEDEDGRIHRFVAVNADITDRKQRERQLRSLYESMTGWLDADSRREICSLVDRQLSGLPGFEAHAVYRYDESTDRLVRSPESDDPEPASCAEEKSSGARSTVRDVFETKRSRRCDAVDEGDLDVDGDVRSGLFVPIGAHGVLFVGSPEPDAFDATDEAIINVFTAALAEVIDRVDYERELQERNDRLENFASVVSHDLRNPLSVADGYLELARETGSQAHLDEVECAHDRMARIIDDLLWLAREGRTIGELRPTSLPDVVERAWEHTDAPDATLRVDCTADIAADPDRLQQLFENLFRNAREHAGDGVAVRVGQIGDGPDFFVEDDGPGVPEAERDRVFDASYTTAEDGTGYGLSIVETVTEAHGWNLRLTESETGGARFEIRGVARAETS, encoded by the coding sequence ATGCAACGAGAACCGGGCGAGATCCGCGTTCTCTACGTCGGTGCAGACCGGGACGACGCCGCAGCGACCGCGGCAGCGTTCGAACGCGAGGATACGGCGCTCGACGTCGACTCGGTCGCGACGGCCGGCGATGTCCGTTCGGCGCTCGAAACGACGCCGTACGACTGCGCCGTCGCGACCTACGACCTCGGATCGACGAACGGGGTCGAGTTACTCCGAACGGTCAAAGCCGCGCACCCCGACCTTCCGTTCGTTCTCTACCCGGCGACGGGGTCGGAGGCGATCGCCAGCGACGCGATCGGTGCCGGCGTCGACGACTACGTCGTGCGATCGAGGGCCGACGGCGGACACGCGACGCTCGTCGGTCGGCTCCGATCGGTCGTCGAGCGTGGTACCGCCGAGGACGATGCCCCCGCAGACGCCGTGGACGACGCTCGCGCTGACAACGAGAGCGACGCTCCCACAGATGCCGTGGACGAGGTCCTCGGAGACGACGAGACCCGGCGACTCCGGACCTTCCGCAAAGCGATCGAGTCGTCCGGACACTCGATCTACTGCACCACGTCCGACGGCACGATCACCTACGTGAACTCGGCGTTCGAGTCGACGACCGGCTACGCGGCCGAGGAAGCGATCGGACAGACGCCGCGGATTCTGAAGTCCGGCGAGCACGGCCCGGCGTTCTACGCGAACCTGTGGGAGACGATCCTCTCGGGGGAAACCTGGCGGAGCGAACTCACGAACAGGACCCAAGGCGGCGAACACTACGTCGTCGATCAGACGATCGCACCCGTGGAAGACGAGGACGGGCGGATCCATCGCTTCGTCGCAGTCAACGCCGACATAACGGACCGAAAGCAGCGTGAGCGTCAACTCCGGAGCCTGTACGAATCGATGACGGGGTGGCTGGACGCCGACTCCCGACGGGAAATTTGTTCGCTCGTCGACCGACAGCTGTCGGGGCTCCCGGGATTCGAGGCCCACGCGGTGTATCGGTACGACGAATCGACCGATCGGCTGGTCCGGAGCCCGGAGAGCGACGACCCGGAACCGGCTTCCTGCGCAGAAGAGAAAAGTTCCGGCGCGCGGTCGACCGTTCGGGACGTCTTCGAGACGAAACGGTCCCGTCGGTGCGATGCCGTCGACGAGGGTGACCTGGACGTGGACGGCGACGTCCGCAGCGGACTGTTCGTTCCCATCGGTGCCCACGGCGTTCTGTTCGTCGGATCACCGGAGCCCGACGCCTTCGACGCGACCGACGAGGCGATCATCAACGTCTTCACGGCCGCACTGGCCGAGGTCATCGATCGGGTCGACTACGAGCGCGAGTTGCAGGAGCGGAACGATCGGCTGGAGAACTTCGCGAGCGTCGTCTCACACGACCTCAGGAACCCGCTCTCGGTTGCGGACGGCTACCTCGAACTGGCACGAGAGACCGGTTCGCAGGCGCACCTCGACGAGGTCGAGTGCGCCCACGACCGGATGGCCCGGATCATCGACGACCTGCTGTGGCTCGCCCGGGAGGGGCGAACGATCGGCGAACTGCGGCCGACGTCGCTCCCCGACGTCGTCGAACGGGCGTGGGAACATACGGACGCGCCCGACGCGACGCTCCGCGTCGACTGCACGGCGGACATCGCGGCCGATCCGGACCGGCTCCAGCAACTGTTCGAGAACCTGTTCCGAAACGCCCGCGAGCACGCCGGCGACGGCGTCGCGGTCCGCGTCGGTCAGATCGGGGACGGCCCGGACTTCTTCGTCGAGGACGACGGTCCGGGCGTTCCGGAGGCAGAGCGCGACCGCGTGTTCGACGCGAGTTACACGACCGCCGAAGACGGCACGGGCTACGGGCTCTCGATCGTCGAGACCGTCACCGAGGCGCACGGCTGGAACCTACGGCTGACCGAGAGCGAGACCGGGGGCGCGAGATTCGAGATCCGGGGCGTCGCCCGCGCGGAGACCTCGTAG
- a CDS encoding DUF7561 family protein: protein MTSEPCDGCGRSVRIAGGIGDFWSFEAESSGGMTLELDDGGEFFLCHDCIARLPDDRVVTSEDINSL from the coding sequence ATGACGAGTGAGCCCTGCGACGGTTGCGGTCGGTCCGTGCGAATCGCCGGCGGCATCGGCGACTTCTGGTCGTTCGAGGCCGAATCGAGCGGCGGGATGACGCTCGAACTCGACGACGGCGGAGAGTTCTTCCTGTGTCACGACTGCATCGCACGACTCCCGGACGACCGCGTGGTGACGAGCGAGGACATCAACTCGCTGTGA
- a CDS encoding APC family permease, with the protein MTTSEREASATSNRAGESPQTVSLPDADDETTTTEAGSELERTIGLSGGISIGVGTMIGAGIFVFPGLAAGRAGPAAAASFGIGAVIALLVALPASELATAMPKSGGGYYFISRALGALPGAIVGISIWLGLVFATAFYLVGFGNYAAAVLAEAGVAVGDVPIVVPLGLLFGAFLTALNLFGTENAAALQNYVVGLLLTILVFFLSYGGLDALGVFGRASAPETFAPFGPIPVFTTAALVFTSYLGFAQVATVAGDIKRPGRNLPLAMVASVVIVGVLYVVTIFVATSAFGSAALASFGETAIVEVARNFVGTAGAIAILVAGLLATVSSANASILSTSRAVFAVSKDAILPRFAARMNLRYGTPHVALAMAGGPVLVLVAFGEVEVLAEVASFLHLVMYGLMCVSLFAMRRDEPEWYDPAFRVPAYPLVAGLGAVASAGLILFMQPTSQIIGVAIMLAAAGWYKYYAADVRLKGVL; encoded by the coding sequence ATGACCACTTCCGAACGGGAGGCATCCGCGACCAGCAATCGGGCGGGCGAGTCGCCGCAGACCGTCTCGCTGCCCGACGCGGACGACGAGACCACGACGACCGAAGCCGGGTCGGAACTCGAACGGACCATCGGGCTGTCCGGCGGGATCTCCATCGGCGTCGGGACGATGATCGGCGCGGGGATCTTCGTCTTCCCGGGGCTGGCCGCCGGCCGGGCGGGTCCTGCCGCCGCGGCGTCGTTCGGCATCGGCGCGGTCATCGCGCTGTTGGTCGCGCTGCCCGCCTCGGAGTTGGCGACGGCGATGCCGAAATCCGGCGGGGGGTACTACTTCATCTCGCGGGCGCTCGGCGCGTTGCCCGGCGCGATCGTCGGGATCAGCATCTGGCTTGGCCTGGTGTTCGCGACGGCCTTCTACCTCGTCGGGTTCGGCAACTACGCCGCCGCGGTGCTGGCGGAAGCGGGCGTCGCCGTCGGCGACGTCCCGATCGTGGTGCCGCTCGGCCTCCTGTTCGGCGCGTTCCTGACCGCGCTGAACCTCTTCGGGACCGAGAACGCCGCCGCGTTGCAGAACTACGTCGTCGGCTTGCTCCTGACGATCCTCGTGTTCTTCCTGAGCTACGGCGGCCTCGACGCCCTCGGAGTGTTCGGTCGCGCGAGCGCCCCGGAGACGTTCGCGCCGTTCGGGCCGATTCCCGTGTTCACGACGGCGGCGCTCGTGTTCACGTCGTATCTCGGCTTCGCGCAGGTCGCGACCGTCGCCGGCGACATCAAGCGGCCGGGACGGAACCTCCCGCTGGCGATGGTCGCCTCGGTGGTGATCGTAGGCGTGCTCTACGTCGTGACGATCTTCGTCGCCACGAGCGCCTTCGGGAGCGCGGCGCTCGCGTCCTTCGGCGAGACGGCCATCGTCGAGGTCGCCCGCAACTTCGTCGGGACCGCCGGCGCGATCGCGATCCTCGTCGCGGGGCTGCTGGCGACGGTCTCCAGCGCGAACGCGTCGATCCTCTCGACCTCTCGGGCCGTCTTCGCGGTGAGCAAAGACGCCATCCTGCCGCGCTTCGCGGCTCGGATGAACCTCCGCTACGGGACGCCGCACGTCGCCTTGGCGATGGCCGGCGGTCCGGTCCTCGTGCTGGTGGCGTTCGGCGAGGTCGAGGTCCTCGCTGAGGTCGCGTCCTTCCTCCACCTCGTGATGTACGGCCTGATGTGCGTCTCGCTCTTCGCGATGCGCAGGGACGAACCGGAGTGGTACGACCCGGCGTTCCGGGTGCCGGCGTACCCGCTGGTCGCGGGCCTCGGCGCGGTCGCGAGCGCCGGGCTGATCCTGTTCATGCAACCCACCTCGCAGATCATCGGCGTCGCGATCATGCTCGCCGCCGCCGGATGGTACAAGTACTACGCCGCCGACGTTCGACTCAAGGGGGTGCTCTGA
- a CDS encoding universal stress protein: protein MYPNGFADDGGRCITDGGLAIREPPVILVPIEILEGQTIPETLVEFLAPAEVVVLGYHVLPEQTPTEQASLQFEERAQAAVDDIAAAFVDAGRNPDTRVVFTHDREQTIDRVASEVGATAILLPNPTGEVETVLVPIRGAIDDDRLADLVATLVVEDRERVTLWGLASDGSDFDPEGAVERAADRIRERGIPDGQLDREVTTTTTPIIDIVDRSAAADIIVMGEGRESLLAALLGEDTERVAEGAVAPVLVVRDRDPEETDSEATQ from the coding sequence ATGTACCCGAACGGCTTCGCGGACGACGGTGGCCGATGCATCACCGACGGCGGACTGGCGATCCGCGAGCCGCCGGTGATCCTCGTTCCGATCGAGATCCTGGAGGGACAAACGATCCCCGAGACGCTCGTGGAGTTTCTCGCGCCCGCGGAGGTCGTCGTCCTCGGCTACCACGTCCTCCCGGAACAGACCCCGACCGAACAGGCGAGCCTGCAGTTCGAAGAACGCGCCCAGGCGGCCGTCGACGACATCGCGGCCGCGTTCGTCGACGCCGGCCGCAACCCCGACACGCGCGTTGTGTTCACCCACGACCGCGAGCAGACGATCGACCGCGTCGCGAGCGAGGTCGGCGCGACGGCGATCCTGCTGCCGAACCCCACGGGCGAGGTCGAGACAGTGCTCGTGCCGATTCGGGGTGCCATCGACGACGACCGACTCGCGGACCTCGTCGCGACGCTCGTCGTCGAGGATCGCGAACGGGTGACGCTGTGGGGGCTCGCGTCCGACGGATCGGACTTCGATCCGGAGGGCGCGGTCGAGCGAGCGGCCGACCGGATCCGCGAACGGGGAATCCCCGACGGCCAGCTCGACCGCGAGGTGACGACCACGACCACGCCGATCATCGACATCGTCGACCGGTCGGCCGCGGCCGACATCATCGTGATGGGCGAGGGGCGCGAGTCGCTGCTCGCGGCGCTCCTCGGGGAAGACACCGAGCGGGTCGCCGAGGGCGCCGTCGCCCCGGTACTCGTCGTGCGGGACAGGGACCCGGAGGAGACCGATTCCGAAGCAACGCAATGA
- a CDS encoding YkgJ family cysteine cluster protein: MKLNCEGCAGCCIDWRPLASTPSDHERRGPGEPLDDAYNLVPLTRDEVARFVERGLGDALTPRLWRVDEETPGVVVDGIRIAAVAGRPVFFVGLRKAPKPVAPFGRDRRWLRTCAFLDPETLQCRIHEADTYPAECAAYPSYNLDLGVETECERVEAEYGTDRLLDDDPGEYEGPLLGPQALGAKLFGYPDPDELAGVVDRIRDGALRETDRAAFVGVAAGSRPGTLEIDDDRAAAATADVLDADSWVGRAIDEWETVAEERGGVPAEFADEPVAEDGPEDGVIGTVAFDVPSGDAVEVARGAPETPGWDAVGDGD, from the coding sequence ATGAAGCTGAACTGCGAGGGCTGTGCGGGCTGTTGTATCGACTGGCGGCCGCTCGCATCGACGCCGTCGGACCACGAGCGCCGCGGTCCCGGCGAGCCGCTCGACGACGCGTACAACCTCGTGCCGCTGACGCGCGACGAGGTGGCGCGGTTCGTCGAGCGCGGTCTGGGCGACGCGCTGACGCCGCGGCTCTGGCGGGTCGACGAGGAGACGCCCGGCGTCGTCGTCGACGGAATCCGGATCGCCGCCGTCGCCGGCCGCCCGGTCTTCTTCGTCGGCCTGCGGAAAGCGCCGAAGCCGGTCGCGCCGTTCGGCAGGGATCGGCGGTGGCTGCGGACCTGCGCCTTCCTCGATCCGGAGACGCTCCAGTGTCGGATTCACGAGGCCGACACCTACCCGGCGGAGTGCGCGGCGTACCCGAGTTACAACCTCGATCTCGGCGTCGAGACCGAGTGCGAGCGCGTCGAGGCCGAGTACGGTACCGATCGGCTCCTCGACGACGATCCCGGCGAGTACGAGGGGCCCCTGCTCGGCCCGCAGGCGCTCGGCGCGAAACTGTTCGGCTACCCCGACCCCGACGAACTCGCGGGCGTCGTCGACCGGATACGCGACGGGGCTCTGCGAGAGACGGATCGGGCCGCGTTCGTCGGCGTGGCCGCCGGGTCGCGGCCGGGAACGCTCGAAATCGACGACGATCGGGCGGCCGCGGCGACGGCGGACGTGCTCGACGCCGACTCGTGGGTGGGCCGGGCGATCGACGAGTGGGAGACCGTGGCCGAGGAGAGAGGCGGAGTTCCAGCCGAGTTCGCAGACGAGCCCGTGGCCGAGGACGGGCCGGAAGACGGCGTGATCGGCACCGTCGCGTTCGACGTGCCGAGCGGGGACGCGGTCGAGGTCGCCCGCGGCGCGCCGGAGACGCCCGGTTGGGACGCCGTCGGGGACGGTGACTGA
- a CDS encoding NAD(P)H-binding protein codes for MNVLVTGATGFVGGRLVPALLAAGHDVTALVRDASRYDAPDGVRVVEGDLLDPGSFDDALDVDAAYYLVHSMRAGSDFEERDRRAAENFARAASEHEVDRVVYLGGLGEDRDRLSEHLRSRREVERILGEGEYALTTLRAAILIGDGSASFEMIEQLSSRLPVMVTPRWVETKCQPIFVDDAVEYLVGVLDVPETAGETYEIGGPDVLTYREILVRVGEHRGRAPRIVPVPILSPKLSSLWIGLVTDIPASVARPLIEGLKNPVVVRDHRIESLVEVDLTPFDEAVSQARSDDVATDGGGGGVGDARGGPVDGGDARNPTARGGGAASTDDGDSADTARNVRLTGTGSLDR; via the coding sequence ATGAACGTTCTCGTGACGGGCGCGACGGGGTTCGTCGGGGGCCGTCTCGTGCCCGCGCTGCTCGCTGCGGGTCACGACGTGACGGCGCTGGTCCGCGACGCGTCCCGGTACGACGCCCCCGACGGGGTCCGCGTCGTCGAGGGCGACCTCCTCGACCCGGGAAGTTTCGACGACGCGCTCGACGTCGACGCGGCCTACTATCTCGTCCACTCGATGCGGGCCGGATCAGATTTCGAGGAGCGCGACAGGCGAGCGGCGGAGAACTTCGCGCGAGCGGCCTCTGAACACGAGGTCGACCGCGTGGTCTACCTCGGCGGTCTCGGCGAGGACCGAGATCGGCTCTCCGAACACCTCCGGTCTCGTCGGGAGGTCGAGCGGATCCTGGGCGAGGGCGAATACGCCCTCACGACTCTCCGGGCCGCCATCCTGATCGGCGACGGCTCGGCGAGTTTCGAGATGATCGAACAGCTGTCCTCGCGGCTCCCGGTGATGGTGACGCCGAGATGGGTCGAGACGAAGTGTCAGCCCATCTTCGTCGACGACGCGGTCGAGTATCTCGTCGGCGTCCTCGACGTGCCCGAGACGGCGGGCGAAACCTACGAGATCGGCGGTCCGGACGTGCTGACGTACCGCGAGATACTCGTTCGGGTCGGCGAACACCGCGGCCGCGCACCGCGGATCGTCCCGGTACCGATCCTCTCGCCGAAGCTCTCCTCGCTGTGGATCGGCCTCGTCACCGACATCCCCGCGTCGGTCGCCCGGCCCCTGATCGAGGGGCTGAAGAACCCCGTCGTCGTGCGCGATCACCGCATCGAGTCGCTGGTCGAGGTCGATCTGACACCCTTCGACGAGGCCGTCTCACAGGCCCGGAGCGACGACGTGGCGACCGACGGCGGTGGCGGGGGAGTCGGCGATGCGCGCGGCGGTCCCGTCGACGGCGGCGATGCGCGCAACCCGACAGCCCGCGGCGGTGGCGCAGCCTCGACCGATGACGGGGACAGCGCCGACACCGCGAGAAACGTCCGTCTCACGGGAACCGGGAGTCTCGATCGCTGA
- a CDS encoding DUF7530 family protein, translated as MSGSRPASDRPNELYGDTWVYESIVGAIPGVDLTDWQAIAIQLALFETGVLLLAWFYDLWEAVLPGSVAVAVAAAGSGVMRQFGRRTRRLDLPEPYRRLLFGSSIEVVLGILAFVALVTHLFVFDPRSADPPLLEWLFGPDPAIPVVYLTLLILWDLCYRIGTSWWAAVVALWRSWRYAFDPETARRLRRLDALNVGFGLTQLAMIPFLLDRPVLLVAVGGHIVAVTVVSLAAMATLRVREVDPVAN; from the coding sequence ATGAGCGGGTCACGTCCCGCGTCCGACAGGCCCAACGAACTGTACGGCGACACCTGGGTCTACGAGAGCATCGTCGGCGCGATTCCCGGAGTCGACCTCACTGATTGGCAGGCGATCGCCATCCAGTTGGCGCTCTTCGAGACCGGCGTCTTACTGCTGGCGTGGTTCTACGACCTCTGGGAGGCCGTCCTCCCGGGGTCCGTGGCCGTCGCCGTCGCGGCCGCCGGCAGCGGAGTGATGCGACAGTTCGGCCGGCGGACGCGTCGCCTCGATCTCCCCGAACCCTACCGCCGACTCCTGTTCGGTTCGAGCATCGAAGTCGTGCTCGGGATCCTCGCGTTCGTCGCGCTCGTGACGCACCTGTTCGTCTTCGACCCGCGGTCGGCGGACCCGCCGCTCCTGGAGTGGCTGTTCGGCCCCGATCCGGCAATCCCGGTGGTCTATCTCACGCTGTTGATCCTCTGGGACCTTTGTTACCGCATCGGGACCTCGTGGTGGGCCGCGGTCGTGGCCCTGTGGCGCTCGTGGCGGTACGCGTTCGATCCCGAGACGGCCCGCCGTCTCCGCCGTCTCGACGCGCTCAACGTCGGATTCGGCCTGACGCAGCTCGCGATGATTCCCTTCCTGCTCGACCGCCCGGTGCTTCTCGTCGCCGTCGGAGGACACATCGTCGCGGTGACGGTGGTCTCGCTCGCGGCGATGGCGACGTTGCGGGTTCGAGAGGTCGATCCGGTGGCTAACTGA
- a CDS encoding DUF5786 family protein produces the protein MSMGAYDDDEHERRERKNGAVDTDFSDDRTVYRGSVEYDDGDSTEALLDQFKQLQGE, from the coding sequence ATGTCGATGGGCGCATACGACGACGACGAACACGAGCGTCGTGAGCGGAAGAACGGTGCGGTCGATACGGACTTCTCGGACGACCGAACGGTGTATCGAGGGTCCGTAGAGTACGACGACGGCGACTCGACGGAGGCGCTCCTCGACCAGTTCAAACAGCTCCAGGGCGAGTAG